A single region of the Salvia splendens isolate huo1 chromosome 18, SspV2, whole genome shotgun sequence genome encodes:
- the LOC121776306 gene encoding endochitinase A-like: MKRSLTLYTLLALFLATGKYASGQNCGCAPNLCCSQFGYCGFSDAHCGTGCRSGPCFGGSPGGSNGTVVSNIVTDNFFNGIAKPAPADCAGKGFYTRAAFLQAIRAYPQFGTTGSTDNAKREIAAFFAHVTHETGHFCYTREINGGTFCDSSYRQWPCTPGQSYYGRGPLQITWNFNYGPAGRAIGFDGLNNPDLVARDPIISFKIALWFWEKNVHSLITSGQGFGATIRAINGNLECNGGNPATVTARVNYYTHYCSQIGVSPGPNLRC; the protein is encoded by the exons ATGAAACGTTCTCTTACTCTCTACACCCTTCTTGCTCTCTTTTTGGCCACCGGAAAATACGCTTCCGGCCAGAACTGTGGCTGCGCTCCCAACCTATGCTGCAGCCAGTTCGGCTACTGCGGCTTCAGCGATGCCCATTGCGGAACTGGCTGCCGTTCGGGGCCATGTTTCGGTGGTTCACCGGGAGGAAGTAACGGAACCGTAGTTAGTAACATAGTGACGGATAATTTCTTCAATGGGATTGCTAAGCCGGCGCCGGCTGACTGCGCCGGGAAGGGCTTCTACACACGCGCCGCCTTCCTCCAGGCGATCAGGGCTTATCCTCAGTTCGGCACCACCGGCTCCACCGACAATGCTAAGCGGGAGATCGCGGCGTTCTTCGCTCATGTGACACATGAGACCGGAc ACTTTTGCTACACACGGGAAATAAACGGTGGAACCTTTTGCGACAGCAGCTATAGACAGTGGCCTTGCACACCGGGCCAGTCCTATTATGGCCGAGGCCCGCTACAAATCACTTGGAACTTCAACTACGGCCCGGCTGGCCGGGCCATAGGGTTTGACGGATTGAACAACCCAGATCTCGTAGCTAGAGACCCTATTATCTCATTTAAGATCGCTTTGTGGTTCTGGGAGAAGAATGTGCACTCGCTTATCACATCGGGGCAGGGCTTCGGGGCGACTATCCGCGCCATCAACGGAAATCTTGAATGCAACGGCGGGAATCCGGCCACTGTGACTGCTAGGGTTAATTACTACACACACTACTGCAGCCAAATCGGAGTTAGTCCTGGACCTAATCTCCGTTGCTAG
- the LOC121777970 gene encoding chitinase 5-like, with translation MKLSLTLYTLLALLLATGTHVSGQNCGCASNLCCSQFGYCGSGDAYCGNGCRSGPCYGGSPGGNNGVVVSNVVTDNFINGIANQAPAGCAGKGFYTRAAFLQAIRSYPQFGTTGSTDNAKREIAAFFAHVTHETGHFCYTREINGQSRNYCDSNNRQWPCVPGQGYYGRGPIQISWNYNYGPAGQAIGFDGLNNPDIVARDPIISFKTALWFWMNNVHSLIISGQGFGASIRAINGNLECNGANPATVTARVNYYTSYCSQLGVSPGPNLRC, from the exons ATGAAACTTTCTCTCACTCTCTACACACTTCTCGCTCTCCTTCTGGCCACCGGAACACACGTTTCCGGCCAGAATTGCGGCTGTGCTTCCAACCTCTGCTGCAGCCAGTTCGGCTACTGCGGCTCTGGTGACGCCTATTGCGGCAATGGCTGCCGTTCCGGGCCATGTTACGGTGGTTCGCCTGGAGGAAATAACGGAGTCGTAGTCAGTAACGTAGTGACGGATAATTTCATCAACGGGATCGCTAATCAGGCCCCGGCTGGCTGCGCCGGGAAGGGCTTCTACACACGCGCCGCCTTCCTCCAGGCGATTAGGTCGTATCCTCAGTTTGGAACCACTGGCTCCACCGACAATGCTAAGCGGGAGATCGCCGCCTTCTTTGCTCATGTCACGCATGAGACCGGAC ACTTCTGCTACACACGAGAGATAAATGGGCAATCCCGAAACTATTGCGACAGCAACAACAGACAGTGGCCTTGCGTACCGGGACAGGGCTATTACGGACGAGGCCCGATACAAATCTCTTGGAACTACAACTATGGCCCGGCTGGCCAAGCCATAGGGTTTGATGGATTGAACAACCCTGATATAGTGGCTAGAGACCCTATTATCTCATTTAAGACCGCGTTGTGGTTCTGGATGAACAATGTGCACTCGCTTATCATATCCGGGCAGGGCTTTGGGGCGAGTATCCGCGCCATCAACGGCAATCTTGAATGCAACGGGGCGAATCCAGCCACCGTGACTGCTAGGGTTAATTACTACACAAGCTACTGCAGCCAACTCGGAGTTAGTCCTGGACCTAATCTCCGTTGTTAG
- the LOC121775940 gene encoding BRASSINOSTEROID INSENSITIVE 1-associated receptor kinase 1-like, protein MSYSSSRDNWERLVTAVVKREQIWQLCHQNSISTIASDYTDVTLSFSSVRSVSSSSHQLPVINDSIIEDRKNASKTISRKLFSALRWKRKPKDCDVREGLVGIPEYDGLESFSLLELLIATDNFSDQNFVGRGGHGTVYKGRLNNGSVVAVKRSKQVIELQLEMASLVIHRNVIKLIGFCITQEEQLLVYPFMQNGSVGSCLKRRQPALGWPVRNSIALGVAKGLAYLHEECVRTIIHRDVKAANILLDEDFQAVLADFSLAEFMDCHDDSAIKGTLGHMAPEYLFAGKFTEKADVFSYGIFLLQLITGQYIHELHTLATKDGMQLLEMVYTVYEEKNFEVLVDSSFEGNFVKEDVEKLFQLILICTRDDPHERPTMSEVVRMIEDGECDERWKKFLWHKIFLTPGSVVLASEGWMIFDSCSLTVAEELSDPR, encoded by the exons ATGTCATATTCGTCGTCTCGGGACAACTGGGAGAGGCTGGTGACAGCAGTGGTGAAGAGAGAGCAGATATGGCAACTCTGCCACCaaaactccatctccaccattgCTTCTGATTATACCGACGTAACTCTCAG TTTTTCAAGTGTGAGATCTGTTTCCTCATCATCGCATCAACTTCCAGTTATAAATGATTCTATCATCGAAG ATAGGAAAAATGCTTCTAAAACTATATCACGGAAGCTATTTTCTGCTCTGCGTTGGAAAAGGAAACCAAAGGACTGTGATGTGCGGGAAGGTTTGGTTGGCATTCCCG AGTATGATGGACTTGAGAGCTTTTCCCTACTTGAGCTACTAATTGCAACGGACAATTTTAGCGACCAAAATTTCGTTGGACGTGGTGGACATGGTACAGTATATAAAGGTCGACTGAACAATGGCTCTGTAGTGGCAGTTAAAAGATCAAAACAAGTAATTGAGTTACAACTAGAAATGGCGAGCCTTGTAATACATCGTAATGTAATCAAACTTATTGGATTTTGCATTACACAAGAAGAACAGCTGCTTGTTTATCCTTTCATGCAGAATGGAAGTGTGGGATCATGCTTAAAAA GGAGACAGCCTGCACTTGGCTGGCCAGTTAGAAACTCGATAGCGCTTGGGGTCGCAAAAGGTCTAGCTTATTTGCATGAAGAATGTGTCAGAACTATCATTCATCGCGATGTTAAAGCTGCAAATATATTGTTGGATGAGGACTTTCAAGCAGTCTTGGCTGACTTCTCCTTGGCCGAATTCATGGACTGCCACGATGATTCTGCCATAAAAGGGACATTGGGTCATATGGCCCCTGAGTATTTATTCGCCGGTAAGTTTACAGAGAAAGCCGATGTTTTTAGCTATGGGATCTTTCTTCTTCAGCTCATCACAGGACAATATATTCATGAGCTTCACACGCTTGCGACTAAGGATGGGATGCAGTTACTTGAGATG gTATATACAGTATACGAGGAGAAAAATTTTGAAGTGTTGGTTGATTCAAGTTTTGAAGGAAATTTTGTAAAAGAAGATGTGGAGAAGTTGTTTCAGTTAATTCTTATATGCACACGAGATGATCCACATGAACGCCCAACGATGTCGGAAGTCGTGAGAATGATCGAAGATGGCGAATGCGATGAGAGGTGGAAAAAATTCCTATggcataaaatatttttaacccCTGGGAGTGTCGTCCTTGCCAGTGAAGGATGGATGATCTTTGATAGTTGTTCTTTGACTGTGGCAGAGGAACTATCCGACCCCAGATGA
- the LOC121777583 gene encoding G patch domain-containing protein TGH-like has product MANDEEEDFVFYGTPIGREEEFTSRKKKAVAEASGQLRTALPPWKQEVTDEEGRRRFHGAFTGGYSAGYYNTVGSKEGWTPQSFTSSRKSRAEVTKQSIFNFLDEDEKADLEGRSLGSSMQFDTFGFTAAELARKEADKDQQQRHSAIPGPVPDELVVPATESIGIKLLIKMGWRPGRSIKDSNRNSLDVARREARKAFLALSSDAGPNTACSKLTEEDTGKDLDLPANNDDRFYKTIPAYVVDPKQDLYGLGYDPFKQAPEFREKKRQRMSGKGNMEPFRSLTSKGKVGPGFGIGALEDLDAEDEDIYDTGIDVQDTYVQEIEEPPVAKVDTLRILDKKKDDVLPGFKAASKSAHQLERFNPPSIPEDFVPHHKYPASADNDGKNAEIPPTEIPPPEDRNLKVLIEGVATLVARCGKLFEDLSKEKNQSNPLFAFLSGGNGSDYYARKLWEEHQKRGEQHKLWEEKKPNNSEKLTAERRGAILGEKALERNSRDSSSMVASSASVNVQIKLSDTFTKPTSANEQADVRKPFQYDPAKQIRFEQFLKEKFEGGLRTKDSGGSSDMSEAVRARERLEFEEAAAAVQKAKLGNERQVSSQLLKDLSAVSGLQFTAGGVEKHTSSLENELIAKAMYPKREEFQWRPAPILCKRFDLIDPYMGKPPPAPRVKSKMDSLIFMPDSIRAADVQEQVPGERRSSTQPQGHSRKKENEAIEKEAENEVEVENVERPVDLYKAIFSDDSDDEKENSTSNQVEDTEKKIEAANTTLNRLMAGDFLETLGKELGLLVPPEMPPPENKAGKRVATDTDERNESPLPAKMAMPVDQRAGQSSKNGASTHHSDSKETKSGKVRGEDAYLSSGKASSSEDERSKKHSRSRRHKRRSRSSDTDSSDDSDVRGHHSRSRRDDRETSRGKSCSRRHSKHGKHTRKDSPPSRSHRASEHEERHKRKKKR; this is encoded by the exons ATGGCCAACGACGAAGAAGAAGATTTCGTGTTCTATGGAACACCCATCGGAAGAGAAGAAGAATTCACCAGCCGCAAGAAGAAGGCGGTGGCGGAGGCTTCCGGTCAGCTCAGAACCGCTCTTCCTCCGTGGAAACAAGAG GTGACAGATGAAGAGGGGAGGAGAAGGTTTCATGGTGCATTTACTGGTGGATATTCAGCTGGTTACTACAATACTGTTGGCTCCAAAGAAG GATGGACTCCACAATCATTTACGTCATCTCGGAAGAGTCGGGCTGAAGTCACAAAGCAGAGCATTTTTAACTTCCTGGATGAGGATGAGAAAGCT GATTTGGAAGGTCGCTCCTTGGGGTCATCAATGCAGTTCGACACATTTGGGTTCACAGCAGCCGAGCTTGCCCGGAAAGAGGCTGATAAGGACCAACAGCAAAG gcATTCAGCAATTCCTGGACCTGTTCCTGATGAACTAGTAGTTCCGGCAACAGAATCTATAG GTATCAAACTCTTGATTAAGATGGGATGGCGGCCAGGACGGTCCATAAAGGATTCTAACAGGAATTCACTTGATG TTGCTCGTAGAGAAGCTAGGAAAGCTTTTCTGGCACTCTCAAGTGATGCAGGACCGAACACTGCATGCTCGAAGCTGACTGAAGAGGACACTGGAAAGGATCTGGATTTACCAGCCAACAATGATGACCGGTTCTATAAAACCATACCG GCATATGTAGTCGACCCCAAGCAAGATTTGTATGGTTTAGGCTACGATCCTTTCAAGCAAGCTCCGGAGTTTAGGG aaaagaaaagacaaaGAATGTCTGGAAAGGGGAATATGGAACCTTTTAGATCACTTACTTCAAAAG GAAAGGTAGGCCCAGGTTTTGGCATTGGAGCTCTTGAAGACTTAGATGCTGAAGATGAAGATATATATGACACTG GTATTGACGTTCAAGATACTTATGTACAAGAAATTGAAGAACCTCCGGTTGCAAAGGTGGATACTTTGCGGATATTAGACAAAAAGAAAGATGATGTTCTGCCTGGGTTTAAAGCTGCATCAAAATCCGCGCACCAACTAGAGAG ATTTAATCCTCCCTCAATTCCAGAGGATTTCGTTCCCCATCATAAGTATCCTGCTTCTGCTGATAATGACGGCAAGAATGCTGAAATCCCTCCCACCGAGATCCCTCCTCCAGAAGATCGCAATCTTAAGGTCTTGATTGAAGGGGTTGCAACTTTAGTAGCTCGCTGCGGCAAATTGTTTGAGGATCTCTCCAAGGAGAAGAATCAGTCTAACCCACTATTTGCCTTCCTTAGTGGTGGAAATGGTTCTGATTATTATGCAAGGAAGCTCTGGGAAGAGCACCAAAAGCGTGGCGAACAACACAAACTATGGGAAGAGAAGAAGCCGAATAATTCAGAAAAGCTGACTGCTGAAAGACGTGGAGCAATTCTAGGAGAAAAAGCACTCGAGAGAAATTCAAGAGATTCAAGCTCTATGGTGGCTTCTTCTGCATCTGTAAATgttcaaataaaactatcagaTACATTCACCAAACCTACATCCGCG AATGAACAAGCAGATGTCAGAAAACCTTTCCAATATGACCCAGCGAAACAGATCAGATTTGAACAATTCTTGAAGGAGAAATTTGAAGGAGGTCTTCGAACTAAAGACTCTGGTGGTTCCAGCGATATGTCTGAAGCTGTTCGTGCTCGTGAAAGATTAGAATTTGAAGAAGCTGCAGCTGCGGTGCAGAAAGCAAAGTTAGGTAACGAAAGGCAGGTGAGCAGCCAGTTGCTTAAGGACCTGTCAGCTGTTTCAGGATTACAGTTCACTGCTGGTGGAGTAGAG AAACATACATCTTCCCTTGAAAATGAATTGATAGCTAAAGCAATGTATCCGAAGCGGGAAGAGTTTCAGTGGCGACCTGCACCTATCTTATGCAAGCGTTTTGATTTGATTGATCCTTACATGGGCAAG CCACCTCCTGCTCCACGCGTGAAGAGCAAAATGGACTCTTTGATTTTCATGCCGGATTCCATCAGAGCTGCAGATGTCCAAGAACAAGTTCCTGGGGAGCGGAGATCATCTACACAACCTCAGGGGCACAgcagaaagaaagaaaatgaagcAATCGAGAAGGAAGCTGAGAATGAGGTGGAAGTCGAAAATGTTGAGAGGCCCGTTGATCTCTACAAA GCCATTTTTTCAGATGACTCAGAtgatgaaaaagaaaacagCACATCCAATCAAGTAGAGGATACAGAAAAGAAGATCGAAGCTGCAAATACGACTCTTAATCGATTAATGGCTGGGGACTTCTTAGAAACACTAGGGAAAGAACTAGGGTTATTGGTCCCTCCTGAGATGCCACCCCCGGAAAATAAAGCTGGCAAAAGAGTCGCTACCGATACAGATGAGAGAAACGAGAGCCCTCTTCCGGCTAAAATGGCAATGCCAGTTGATCAAAGGGCAGGCCAAAGTTCCAAAAATGGAGCAAGCACACATCACTCAGATAGTAAAGAAACTAAATCCGGCAAGGTCCGTGGAGAAGATGCATATCTGAGCAGTGGCAAAGCTAGTTCTTCAGAAGACGAGAGGAGCAAAAAGCACTCAAGGAGCCGCAGGCATAAGAGGAGAAGCAGGAGTTCAGATACTGACTCATCGGATGACTCTGATGTTCGAGGACACCACTCAAGGTCGAGGAGAGACGACAGGGAAACCTCTAGGGGAAAGAGCTGCAGTAGAAGGCACTCGAAGCACGGTAAACATACAAGGAAGGACTCTCCCCCCAGCCGATCCCATCGAGCCTCTGAGCACGAAGAAAGAcacaaaagaaagaagaaacgTTAG
- the LOC121776996 gene encoding disease resistance protein RGA2-like, whose product MAIGDAATCTLTRILVSSRWIQKILEELPFSDEVEVESNPDILENTSSDQVEDQSRRDFLKKTSFGQVDVGSRQDFEKKNSHDDIKVESRQDILKRLQKALKDKTYLLILDDVWNQDRPKWDNFINSLLGVTSVKGNAIVITTRNTEVASTMQSLHTYELKGLSHEDCRSIIKAKTFGKQDIPSEFEAIGRKIATRCQEEEWLSIEEKWLSPGEGDHITKILKLSFDNLSLPSLKKCFACCSIFPKGRKIESQELIEYWMAEGFLEANGSGEMECLGDKFMKVLLHNSLLQVAERDDYGNVESCVMHDLVHDLACSISVSCNNTEGGSRVRYMIHDEESRIPKEVAKYLRTLLFEGNIYGNMFADFDGLHVLIIADDECRKLPRSSVEELELKNLSSLMNLWPRLSKLRITDVSQFMAILSSEALRIDLWNSKTYPLLDFAALLSSQSAVFSISF is encoded by the exons ATGGCCATAGGAG ATGCCGCCACGTGCACCCTCACTCGGATCCTTGTCTCCAGCCGTTGGATCCAg AAAATCCTCGAGGAATTGCCTTTTTCTGATGAGGTTGAAGTTGAGAGTAACCCAGATATTCTTGAAAACACTTCTTCTGATCAAGTAGAAGATCAGAGTAGGCGGGATTTTCTGAAAAAGACTTCTTTTGGTCAGGTTGATGTTGGGAGTAGGCAAGATTTTGAGAAAAAGAATTCTCATGATGATATTAAGGTTGAGAGTAGGCAAGATATTCTGAAAAGGCTTCAAAAAGCTTTAAAAGATAAAACTTATCTGCTTATTCTCGATGATGTTTGGAATCAAGATCGTCCCAAATGGGATAATTTTATCAATTCCTTGTTGGGCGTGACTTCTGTCAAGGGAAATGCGATTGTTATTACCACCAGAAATACTGAAGTCGCTTCAACTATGCAATCACTTCATACATATGAGCTCAAAGGATTATCACATGAAGATTGTCGGTCAATAATCAAAGCAAAAACTTTTGGAAAACAGGATATTCCATCAGAGTTTGAGGCCATAGGGAGGAAGATTGCAACAAGATGTCAAG AAGAAGAATGGCTCTCGATCGAAGAGAAATGGCTTTCTCCTGGTGAAGGGGATCATATCACAAAGATATTGAAGTTGAGCTTTGATAATTTGTCTCTGCCGTCACTCAAGAAGTGTTTTGCATGTTGTTCGATCTTTCCTAAAGGTCGCAAAATCGAAAGTCAAGAACTGATTGAGTATTGGATGGCAGAAGGATTCCTTGAAGCTAATGGAAGCGGTGAGATGGAGTGCTTAGGCGACAAATTTATGAAAGTTCTTCTGCACAACTCTCTACTACAAGTTGCAGAAAGAGATGATTATGGAAATGTAGAGAGTTGTGTGATGCACGATCTGGTGCATGATCTCGCATGTTCAATTTCAGTTTCTTGTAATAATACTGAAGGCGGAAGCCGAGTGAGATACATGATTCATGATGAAGAAAGTCGTATTCCAAAAGAAGTGGCAAAATATTTGCGTACGTTACTGTTCGAGGGAAACATTTATGGTAACATGTTTGCAGATTTTGATGGTCTACATGTTTTAATTATTGCTGATGATGAATGTAGAAAGTTGCCAA GATCCTCGGTTGAGGAACTGGAGTTGAAGAATTTAAGTAGCCTGATGAATTTATGGCCTCGTCTATCAAAGTTACGAATTACTGATGTTTCTCAATTTATGGCCATTCTTTCTAGTGAGGCGTTAAGAATAGAT TTGTGGAATAGCAAGACTTATCCATTGCTCGATTTTGCTGCATTGCTCTCCTCCCAAAGTGCTGTGTTTTCCATTAGCTTTTGA
- the LOC121776004 gene encoding non-specific lipid-transfer protein 2-like: MLLIAAVTMMAVAPPSEAAVGCGQVVSYLNPCIPYVTNKGPMGSCCSGVKGLYNAAQTTPDRQSVCGCLKSLAGSYTGLDYNKAAALPSQCGVSIPYKISPSTDCSKVN, encoded by the exons ATGCTCCTGATCGCCGCAGTGACGATGATGGCGGTTGCGCCACCAAGCGAGGCGGCGGTCGGGTGTGGGCAAGTGGTGTCTTACCTGAACCCATGCATTCCGTACGTGACGAACAAAGGCCCAATGGGAAGCTGCTGCAGTGGGGTCAAGGGGCTCTATAACGCCGCCCAGACCACCCCCGACCGCCAGAGCGTCTGCGGCTGCCTCAAATCCCTGGCCGGCTCGTACACCGGCTTGGACTACAACAAGGCCGCCGCCCTCCCCAGCCAGTGCGGCGTCAGCATTCCCTACAAAATCAGCCCTTCCACTGACTGCTCTAA GGTGAACTGA